A region from the Chrysoperla carnea chromosome 4, inChrCarn1.1, whole genome shotgun sequence genome encodes:
- the LOC123298225 gene encoding oocyte zinc finger protein XlCOF6-like, whose amino-acid sequence MASLNDCQNLSEPNKKNMENNLFNDVNNHFVNHEENFKIKEELHSDLIIKNEIFDKSDSMEHVSIKEENNTAENRATIKMEIQEEDITTKQERIDLNEEFFLDKHKQIKLEHQLNTEAIIKSEIFDEQDLEHQSIQNEDKNISCDVCDEKFTNQSSLSLHKRIHSGKKRFSCEVCEKSFSIRTNLETHKRTHTGEKPFACEVCDKSFTQRSSLEIHKRTHTGEKPFSCEVCAKSFSTRTILKTHKRTHTGEKPFSCQICDKSFTHQNGLDYHKRAHTRGKPFSCQICDKSFSHQNGLNYHKRAHIGEKPVKHFSGEVCDESFTQRSSLETQQYNHIKEKSFSCEVCDKSFSQRSGLETHKYTHSKEKPFSCEVCDKSFSQRTNLEIHKRTHTGEKPFSCQICDKSFTHQNGLDYHKRAHTGEKRFSCEFCDKSFYTRTMLKRHTRTHTGDKPFSCDVCDKSFSQQSSLETHKYTHTKEKPFSCEVCDKSFTRRIRLETHKRVHTGEIPFSCEFCYKSFFYRHNLETHKRTHTGEKPFSCETCDKSFTQRNSLEAHKRTHTGEKPFYCNICDKSFTQQSGLDTHKCTFNF is encoded by the coding sequence ATGGCATCATTGAATGATTGTCAAAATTTGAGTGAACCGAATAAAAAGAacatggaaaataatttatttaatgatgttaataatcattttgtaaaccatgaagaaaactttaaaattaaagaagaattaCATAGTgatcttattattaaaaatgaaatatttgataaaagtgATTCAATGGAACATGTatcaattaaagaagaaaataatacagCGGAGAATCGTGCAAcaattaaaatggaaatacaAGAGGAAGATATTACAACAAAACAGGAACGAATTGATTTAAATGAAGAGTTTTTCCTggataaacataaacaaattaaacttGAACATCAATTAAATACAGAAGCTATAATAAAGTCTGAAATATTTGATGAACAAGATTTAGAACATCAATCAATTCAAAATGAAGACAAGAATATTTCATGTGACGTTTGTgatgaaaaatttactaatCAAAGCAGTTTAAGtttacataaacgaattcatagtgggaaaaaacgtttttcttgTGAAGTTTGTGAGAAATCATTTTCTATACGAACCAATTTAGAAACACATAAACGGacacatactggagaaaaaccttttgcttgtgaagtttgtgataaatcTTTTACTCAGCGAAGCAGTTTGGAAATCcataaacggactcatactggagaaaaaccattttcttgtgaagtTTGTGCTAAATCATTTTCTACGCGAACCATTTTGAAAacacataaacgaactcatactggtgaaaaaccattttcctgtcaaatttgtgataaatcatttactcatCAAAACGGTTTAGATTACCATAAACGGGCTCATACTAGAGGAAAACCATTTTCCtgtcaaatttgtgataaatcatttagtcATCAAAACggtttaaattatcataaacgGGCTCACATTGGAGAAAAAccggtaaaacatttttctggCGAAGTTTGTGATGAATCATTTACTCAGCGAAGCAGTTTAGAAACACAGCAATATAATCATATTAAAGAGAAATCTTTTTCTTGTGaggtttgtgataaatcattttctcAGCGAAGCGGTTTGGAAACACATAAATATACTCATAGtaaagaaaaacctttttcttgtgaagtttgtgataaatcTTTTTCTCAGCGAACCAATTTAGAAATACATAAGAggactcatactggagaaaaacctttttcctgtcaaatttgtgataaatcatttactcatCAAAACGGTTTAGATTATCATAAAAGggctcatactggagaaaaacggttttcttgcgaattttgtgataaatcattttatacgcGAACCATGTTAAAAAGACATACACGGACTCATACTGGAGACAAACCTTTTTCTTGTGacgtttgtgataaatcattttctcAGCAAAGCAGTTTAGAAACACATAAATATACTCATActaaagaaaaaccattttcttgtgaagtttgtgataaatcatttactcgCCGAATCAGATTAGAAACACATAAACGAGTTCATACTGGAGAAATACCTTTTTCttgtgaattttgttataaatcatttttctatCGACACAATTTAGAAACacataaacggactcataccggagaaaaaccattttcatgtgaaacttgtgataaatcatttactcagAGAAACAGTTTAGAAgcacataaacgaactcatactggagaaaaacctttttattgtaacatttgtgataaatcatttactcagcAAAGCGGTTTAGATACACATAAatgtacttttaatt
- the LOC123297974 gene encoding gastrula zinc finger protein XlCGF26.1-like, whose translation MENNIFNGVNNHFSTDEEKFKIKEELHSDLIENIHLFKSESDSKEHESIKEENNTTKDQAAIKKEIRDEDITTKHKGIDLNEEFFLDKHKKIKLEHQLNTEAIIKTEIFDEHALEHQSIQNEDKNISCDVCDKRFAHKSSLIVHKRSVHNGEKSFSCEVCDKSFSKRTNLETHKRTHTGEKPFSCEVCDKSFSQRSNLETHKRTHSGEKPFSCEVCDISFSTRNSLETHKRTHNGEKPFFCHICDRSFTYQNGLDNHKRTHIGEKLVKPLSCEVCDKSFSTQTNLVTHKRTHTGEKRVKPFSCEVCEKSFSTRINLVTHKRTHTGGKSVKSFSCEVCDKSFIQRSSLETHKRTHTKEKPFSCEVCEKSFSTRNNLQTHKRTHTGEKPFSCHICDKSFTYQNSLDNHKRTHTGEKPVKPFTCEVCDKSFTQKITLEVHKRTHSKEKPFSCDVCDKSFTQQCSLKTHKYTHTKDKPFSCEVCDKSFSQRSNLVTHKRIHTGEKPFSCEVCYKSFSTRINLETHKRNHIGEKPFSCQICDKSFSGQNE comes from the exons atggaaaataatatatttaatggtgtaaataatcatttttcaactgatgaagaaaaatttaaaattaaagaagaattaCATAGTGatcttattgaaaatattcatttatttaaaagtgaaagtGATTCAAAGGAACATGAAtcaataaaagaagaaaataatacaaCGAAGGATCAAGCAGCAATTAAAAAGGAAATACGAGATGAAGATATTACAACAAAACACAAAGGAATTGATTTAAATGAAGAGTTTTTCCtggataaacataaaaaaattaaacttgaacaTCAATTAAATACAGAAGCTATAATAAAGACTGAAATATTTGATGAACATGCTTTAGAACATCAATCAATTCAAAATGAAGACAAGAATATTTCATGTGACGTTTGTGATAAAAGATTTGCTCATAAAAGCAGTTTAATTGTACATAAACGAAGTGTACATAATGGAGAAAAATCTTTTtcttgtgaagtttgtgataaatcattttctaagcGAACTAATTTAGAAACacataaacggactcatactggagaaaaacctttttcttgtgaagtttgtgataaatcattttctcAGCGATCCAATTTAGAAACACATAAACGGACTCattctggagaaaaacctttttcttgtgaagtttgtgatatATCATTTTCTACGCGAAACAGTTTAGAAACACATAAACGGACTCATaatggagaaaaaccttttttctgTCACATTTGTGATAGATCATTTACTTATCAAAACGGTTTAGATAATCATAAACGGACTCATATTGGAGAAAAATTGGTAAAACCTCTTtcttgtgaagtttgtgataaatcattttctaCGCAAACCAATTTAGTAACacataaacggactcatactggagaaaagcgggtaaaacctttttcttgtgaAGTTTGTGAGAAATCATTTTCTACGCGAATCAATCTAGTAACacataaacggactcatactGGGGGAAAATCGGTAAAATCTTTTtcttgtgaagtttgtgataaatcatttattcaGCGAAGCAGTTTAGAAACacataaacggactcatactAAAGAAAAGCCTTTTTCTTGTGAAGTTTGTGAGAAATCATTTTCTACGCGAAACAATTTACAAACacataaacggactcatactggagaaaaacctttttcctgtcacatttgtgataaatcatttacttatCAAAACAGTTTAGATAATcataaacggactcatactggagaaaaaccggTAAAACCTTTTActtgtgaagtttgtgataaatcGTTTACTCAGAAGATCACTTTAGAAGTTCATAAACGGACTCATAGtaaagaaaaacctttttcttgtgacgtttgtgataaatcatttactcagcAATGCAGTTTAAAAACTCATAAGTATACTCATACTAAAGacaaaccattttcttgtgaagtttgtgataaatcattttctcAGCGATCCAATTTAGTAACACATAAACGGATTCACacaggagaaaaacctttttcttgtgaagtttgttataaatcattttctacGCGAATCAATTTAGAAACACATAAACGGAATCATattggagaaaaacctttttcctgtcaaatttgtgataaatcattttctgGTCAAAACG aataa